In a single window of the Hippocampus zosterae strain Florida chromosome 6, ASM2543408v3, whole genome shotgun sequence genome:
- the LOC127602749 gene encoding palmitoyltransferase ZDHHC12-B-like, which produces MVKNMFRTGFLVRASHTVLTWVITLILFVHNTDLRQCEERGELTVPVLFFLLVVLSVLLYFAVSLMDPGFVLTDTVKPSDLETESMMPQSSTCRLRRCGFCLLQQPMRAKHCPTCSRCVRRFDHHCPWIENCVGERNHRWFVLYLMVQLLTLLWALRVALSGISPGATWESWLRANGFLLAALCVVGVFSAVVAALLGCHIYLVAINCTTWEFMSRHRIAYLRECGDDDSPFDRGVLCNLWDFFCVCGAVAWEQVYHRNLQNPV; this is translated from the exons ATGGTTAAAAACATGTTCCGTACCGGTTTCCTGGTTCGGGCCTCACACACCGTGTTGACCTGGGTTATAACGCTGATTCTGTTCGTGCACAACACCg ATTTGCGCCAGTGCGAAGAGCGCGGCGAACTGACGGTTCCTGTGCTGTTCTTCCTGCTGGTGGTACTGTCGGTGCTGCTGTACTTTGCCGTTTCTCTCATGGACCCGGGCTTCGTCCTCACGGACACTGTCAAG CCTTCAGATCTGGAAACCGAGTCCATGATGCCTCAGTCTTCCACTTGCCGTTTGCGGCGTTGCGGCTTCTGCTTACTGCAG CAGCCAATGAGAGCCAAGCACTGTCCGACATGCTCTCGTTGCGTGCGTCGCTTCGACCACCACTGCCCGTGGATCGAGAACTGTGTGGGGGAGCGCAACCACCGCTGGTTCGTCCTCTACCTGATGGTGCAGCTGCTGACCCTGCTCTGGGCGCTACGGGTCGCTCT GTCTGGCATTTCTCCCGGCGCCACTTGGGAGTCGTGGTTGCGCGCCAACGGCTTCCTGTTGGCGGCGCTGTGCGTGGTGGGCGTTTTCTCGGCGGTGGTGGCGGCGCTGCTGGGCTGCCACATCTACCTGGTCGCCATCAACTGCACCACTTGGGAGTTCATGTCCCGCCACCGCATCGCCTACCTCAGGGAGTGCGGCGATGACGACAGCCCCTTCGACCGCGGCGTCCTCTGCAACCTGTGGGACTTCTTCTGCGTGTGCGGCGCCGTGGCCTGGGAGCAGGTCTACCACCGGAACTTGCAGAATCCCGTCTGA
- the LOC127602657 gene encoding gastrula zinc finger protein XlCGF57.1-like isoform X2, whose translation MASREENERPQEQLRDIQQLIVLRGKVAPSSTFPREGPQPRHINEDEKDSPPLHSQEEETDARPIYGEDEEEEPWPPGIKEEDEELDVGTLAPTGVRVKVEGEPAERTRRHHRGGAGQSPDKLSAPLSDSDDAESDADSEGDDQQWRRGKNREATSRVPPENLTCSVCGDPFGERSTLARHLRTHRKEKLLRCPLCGKRFSHKTQVVQHMRVHTGEKPFCCSVCGKTFSNQSNMVKHMRTHTGEKPYGCPVCQKKFSQTSHMVTHMKIHTGERPFGCSACGKRFALKRNMAAHVRTHTGEKPFGCSVCGQAFSQKRQLGRHMSAHTGESPFACSVCGKTFTQKQNLVSHTRTHTGEKPFCCPICGKTFSNKSNMSKHTRTHTGEKPFRCSLCGKTFSQTSHMATHMKMHTGEKPFSCSVCEKRFALKRSMVAHQRTHTGEKPFRCLICGKAFSQKRQLAPHMKTHTGEKPFCCSFCDKTFSQKSHMASHVKIHTGERPHSCLMCGQTFIQKRSLVLHTRTHTGEKPYGCSLCTKTFSHKSCVASHMRIHTGEKPFRCSSCDQSFIQKHSLTSHMRTHTGEKPFSCSTCGKAFSQRPHLVSHMRTHTGEKPFCCSLCGKRFSHRSNMVKHMRTHTGVKSSLEIGAHGTGLTVHKQLKMNV comes from the exons ATGGCGTCGCGCGAGGAGAACGAGCGACCACAAGAGCAACTGCGAG ACATCCAGCAGCTGATTGTCCTTCGGGGAAAGGTGGCCCCCAGCTCCACTTTCCCTCGTGAGGGTCCACAGCCGCGTCACATCAATGAGGATGAAAAAGATTCGCCGCCCCTTCACTCTCAAGAGGAAGAAACCGATGCACGGCCAATTTATGGtgaagacgaagaggaggagccaTGGCCCCCGGGCATTaaagaggaagacgaggagttgGATGTCGGCACGCTGGCGCCGACCGGCGTCCGCGTGAAGGTCGAAGGCGAGCCAGCCGAACGGACGCGGCGTCATCATCGCGGCGGGGCGGGACAGTCACCGGACAAGCTCTCGGCACCGCTGTCGGACAGCGACGACGCGGAGAGCGACGCCGACTCTGAAGGTGACGACCAACAGTGGAGGCGCGGCAAGAACCGCGAGGCGACTTCACGAGTGCCTCCCGAAAATTTGACCTGCTCAGTTTGCGGTGACCCCTTCGGCGAACGGTCAACACTGGCTCGCCACTTGAGGACGCACAGGAAGGAAAAGCTCCTCCGCTGCCCTTTGTGCGGCAAAAGGTTCTCTCACAAGACTCAAGTGGTACAACACATGAGAGTCCACACGGGAGAAAAGCCTTTCTGTTGCTCCGTTTGCGGCAAAACCTTCTCGAATCAGTCCAACATGGTGAAacacatgagaacgcacacgGGGGAAAAACCCTACGGTTGCCCGGTGTGCCAGAAGAAATTCTCCCAGACGTCGCACATGGTCACCCACATGAAAATCCACACGGGGGAAAGACCTTTCGGCTGCTCCGCCTGCGGGAAAAGATTCGCCCTGAAGCGAAACATGGCAGCGCACGTgagaacgcacacgggagagaaacctttCGGTTGTTCCGTATGCGGGCAAGCCTTCTCGCAGAAGCGACAACTGGGGCGACACATGAGCGCGCACACGGGGGAGAGCCCCTTCGCCTGCTCCGTTTGCGGGAAGACCTTCACCCAAAAGCAAAATCTGGTCTCGCACACgagaacgcacacgggagagaaacctttCTGTTGCCCCATTTGCGGGAAAACCTTCTCAAATAAATCCAACATGTCCAAACACACGAGAACGCACACAGGGGAGAAACCCTTTCGCTGCTCACTGTGCGGCAAAACATTCTCCCAAACGTCGCACATGGCAACGCACATGAAAATGCACACGGGGGAAAAGCCTTTCTCTTGCTCGGTTTGCGAGAAGAGATTCGCGCTGAAGCGAAGCATGGTCGCGCACCAGAGAACGCACACGGGCGAGAAACCCTTCCGGTGCTTAATTTGCGGCAAAGCATTCTCTCAAAAGCGGCAACTCGCACCGCATATGAAAACGCACACGGGGGAAAAACCCTTTTGTTGCTCGTTCTGCGACAAAACATTCTCCCAAAAGTCGCACATGGCGTCACATGTGAAAATACATACTGGGGAAAGACCGCACAGCTGCCTGATGTGCGGTCAAACATTTATTCAGAAGCGCAGTCTGGTGCTCCACACAAGAacgcacaccggagagaaacccTACGGTTGCTCGTTGTGCACCAAGACGTTCTCTCACAAGTCATGCGTGGCGTCGCACATGAGGATACACACGGGGGAAAAACCCTTCCGTTGCTCATCGTGCGACCAATCTTTCATTCAGAAACACAGTCTGACGTCACACATGaggacacacactggggaaaaaccaTTTAGCTGCTCCACTTGTGGGAAGGCATTCTCCCAAAGGCCACACCTGGTATCacacatgagaacacacacgggagaaaaacccttTTGCTGCTCACTTTGTGGTAAAAGATTTTCCCATAGGTCCAACATGGTCAAACACATGAGGACGCACACAGGAGTAAAAAGCTCGCTGGAAATTGGCGCTCACGGAACAGGTTTGACTGTACACAAACAACTGAAGATGAATGTTTAG
- the LOC127602657 gene encoding gastrula zinc finger protein XlCGF57.1-like isoform X1 yields MASREENERPQEQLRGAAKNHIELSGRDIQQLIVLRGKVAPSSTFPREGPQPRHINEDEKDSPPLHSQEEETDARPIYGEDEEEEPWPPGIKEEDEELDVGTLAPTGVRVKVEGEPAERTRRHHRGGAGQSPDKLSAPLSDSDDAESDADSEGDDQQWRRGKNREATSRVPPENLTCSVCGDPFGERSTLARHLRTHRKEKLLRCPLCGKRFSHKTQVVQHMRVHTGEKPFCCSVCGKTFSNQSNMVKHMRTHTGEKPYGCPVCQKKFSQTSHMVTHMKIHTGERPFGCSACGKRFALKRNMAAHVRTHTGEKPFGCSVCGQAFSQKRQLGRHMSAHTGESPFACSVCGKTFTQKQNLVSHTRTHTGEKPFCCPICGKTFSNKSNMSKHTRTHTGEKPFRCSLCGKTFSQTSHMATHMKMHTGEKPFSCSVCEKRFALKRSMVAHQRTHTGEKPFRCLICGKAFSQKRQLAPHMKTHTGEKPFCCSFCDKTFSQKSHMASHVKIHTGERPHSCLMCGQTFIQKRSLVLHTRTHTGEKPYGCSLCTKTFSHKSCVASHMRIHTGEKPFRCSSCDQSFIQKHSLTSHMRTHTGEKPFSCSTCGKAFSQRPHLVSHMRTHTGEKPFCCSLCGKRFSHRSNMVKHMRTHTGVKSSLEIGAHGTGLTVHKQLKMNV; encoded by the exons ATGGCGTCGCGCGAGGAGAACGAGCGACCACAAGAGCAACTGCGAGGTGCTGCCAAGAATCACATCGAGTTGTCCGGCCGAG ACATCCAGCAGCTGATTGTCCTTCGGGGAAAGGTGGCCCCCAGCTCCACTTTCCCTCGTGAGGGTCCACAGCCGCGTCACATCAATGAGGATGAAAAAGATTCGCCGCCCCTTCACTCTCAAGAGGAAGAAACCGATGCACGGCCAATTTATGGtgaagacgaagaggaggagccaTGGCCCCCGGGCATTaaagaggaagacgaggagttgGATGTCGGCACGCTGGCGCCGACCGGCGTCCGCGTGAAGGTCGAAGGCGAGCCAGCCGAACGGACGCGGCGTCATCATCGCGGCGGGGCGGGACAGTCACCGGACAAGCTCTCGGCACCGCTGTCGGACAGCGACGACGCGGAGAGCGACGCCGACTCTGAAGGTGACGACCAACAGTGGAGGCGCGGCAAGAACCGCGAGGCGACTTCACGAGTGCCTCCCGAAAATTTGACCTGCTCAGTTTGCGGTGACCCCTTCGGCGAACGGTCAACACTGGCTCGCCACTTGAGGACGCACAGGAAGGAAAAGCTCCTCCGCTGCCCTTTGTGCGGCAAAAGGTTCTCTCACAAGACTCAAGTGGTACAACACATGAGAGTCCACACGGGAGAAAAGCCTTTCTGTTGCTCCGTTTGCGGCAAAACCTTCTCGAATCAGTCCAACATGGTGAAacacatgagaacgcacacgGGGGAAAAACCCTACGGTTGCCCGGTGTGCCAGAAGAAATTCTCCCAGACGTCGCACATGGTCACCCACATGAAAATCCACACGGGGGAAAGACCTTTCGGCTGCTCCGCCTGCGGGAAAAGATTCGCCCTGAAGCGAAACATGGCAGCGCACGTgagaacgcacacgggagagaaacctttCGGTTGTTCCGTATGCGGGCAAGCCTTCTCGCAGAAGCGACAACTGGGGCGACACATGAGCGCGCACACGGGGGAGAGCCCCTTCGCCTGCTCCGTTTGCGGGAAGACCTTCACCCAAAAGCAAAATCTGGTCTCGCACACgagaacgcacacgggagagaaacctttCTGTTGCCCCATTTGCGGGAAAACCTTCTCAAATAAATCCAACATGTCCAAACACACGAGAACGCACACAGGGGAGAAACCCTTTCGCTGCTCACTGTGCGGCAAAACATTCTCCCAAACGTCGCACATGGCAACGCACATGAAAATGCACACGGGGGAAAAGCCTTTCTCTTGCTCGGTTTGCGAGAAGAGATTCGCGCTGAAGCGAAGCATGGTCGCGCACCAGAGAACGCACACGGGCGAGAAACCCTTCCGGTGCTTAATTTGCGGCAAAGCATTCTCTCAAAAGCGGCAACTCGCACCGCATATGAAAACGCACACGGGGGAAAAACCCTTTTGTTGCTCGTTCTGCGACAAAACATTCTCCCAAAAGTCGCACATGGCGTCACATGTGAAAATACATACTGGGGAAAGACCGCACAGCTGCCTGATGTGCGGTCAAACATTTATTCAGAAGCGCAGTCTGGTGCTCCACACAAGAacgcacaccggagagaaacccTACGGTTGCTCGTTGTGCACCAAGACGTTCTCTCACAAGTCATGCGTGGCGTCGCACATGAGGATACACACGGGGGAAAAACCCTTCCGTTGCTCATCGTGCGACCAATCTTTCATTCAGAAACACAGTCTGACGTCACACATGaggacacacactggggaaaaaccaTTTAGCTGCTCCACTTGTGGGAAGGCATTCTCCCAAAGGCCACACCTGGTATCacacatgagaacacacacgggagaaaaacccttTTGCTGCTCACTTTGTGGTAAAAGATTTTCCCATAGGTCCAACATGGTCAAACACATGAGGACGCACACAGGAGTAAAAAGCTCGCTGGAAATTGGCGCTCACGGAACAGGTTTGACTGTACACAAACAACTGAAGATGAATGTTTAG
- the LOC127602700 gene encoding zinc finger protein OZF-like, whose translation MALYEEKKRQRKQLEAAGDNVQDVRQLIVHQEELPPQLQWGSSIFKQEEPQFLRIKNEDEAPRPRRIKEEREDRQSFRVKEEAKDPLPIHVKEEEEAVRISKLPTTGVSVDQAPEWSRLHRHGGPGHPRGGSSPEKLLAPLSDSDDPEEPLGSDADRRADGKRSKTSPACKKRVSCSVCGKVFAQQHLYRHMRTHTGEKPFGCSFCGKTFSTKDRVESHTRIHTGENPFTCSVCAKTFIQKANMIRHMRTHTGEKPFSCSTCGRAFALKEHVDSHMRVHTREKPFCCSVCGQTFTLKKNLAPHMRLHAGGKPFGCSTCGKTYSRKDYLETHVKTHSGEKPFCCSVCGKRFSLKRNVVPHMRIHTGEKPFPCPICGKRFTLKQTMELHVTIHAGEKPFRCPLCDKAFADKSTMKSHTRTHAGIPTR comes from the exons ATGGCGCTGTACGAGGAGAAGAAGCGACAACGAAAACAATTGGAAGCTGCTGGCGACAATGTCCAAG ACGTCCGGCAGCTGATTGTTCATCAGGAAGAGCTTCCCCCTCAGCTCCAATGGGGCAGCTCCATTTTCAAGCAAGAGGAGCCGCAGTTTCTCCGCATTAAAAACGAAGACGAAGCGCCGAGGCCCCGCCGCATCAAAGAAGAACGAGAGGATCGACAGTCCTTTCGTGTGAAAGAGGAAGCGAAGGATCCGCTGCCCATCCACGttaaggaggaagaagaggcggTCCGCATCAGCAAGTTGCCAACGACCGGCGTCTCTGTGGACCAAGCGCCCGAGTGGTCACGGCTGCATCGTCACGGCGGGCCCGGACACCCCCGCGGGGGGTCGTCCCCGGAAAAGCTGCTCGCCCCTCTGTCGGACAGCGACGACCCGGAGGAACCTCTCGGGAGCGACGCGGACCGCCGAGCTGATGGCAAGCGGTCGAAAACGTCGCCAGCGTGTAAAAAACGAGTTTCCTGCTCGGTCTGCGGCAAAGTTTTTGCTCAGCAGCATTTGTACAGgcacatgagaacgcacaccggagagaaacccTTCGGTTGCTCATTTTGCGGTAAAACCTTCTCGACAAAAGACCGAGTGGAATCGCACACAAGAATACACACCGGGGAGAACCCTTTCACGTGCTCGGTTTGCGCAAAGACCTTCATCCAAAAGGCCAACATGATCCGgcacatgagaacgcacacgGGGGAAAAACCATTCAGTTGCTCGACGTGCGGCCGAGCCTTCGCTCTGAAGGAGCACGTGGATTCCCACATGAGAGTGCACACGAGGGAAAAGCCCTTCTGTTGCTCCGTTTGCGGCCAAACGTTCACCTTGAAAAAGAACCTGGCGCCGCACATGAGACTGCACGCCGGAGGAAAACCCTTTGGCTGCTCTACCTGCGGTAAGACCTACTCGCGCAAAGACTATTTGGAAACGCACGTGAAAACGCATTCGGGAGAGAAACCCTTCTGCTGCTCGGTCTGCGGTAAACGCTTCAGCCTGAAGCGAAACGTGGTGCCGCACATGAGGATCCACACGGGAGAAAAGCCCTTTCCTTGCCCCATTTGTGGCAAAAGATTCACTCTCAAGCAAACCATGGAGTTGCACGTGACGATCCACGCCGGAGAAAAACCCTTCCGTTGCCCGTTGTGCGATAAAGCATTTGCCGACAAGTCCACCATGAAATCGCACACGAGGACCCACGCGGGAATTCCAACCCGTTAA